The Nicotiana tabacum cultivar K326 chromosome 5, ASM71507v2, whole genome shotgun sequence sequence CACTTTACAACTTAGCTTATGCCTACACTCCTACTTACATGGAATTGCTGGCCCTTAGAACTGGACTACAATTAGCTTATGAGAAGAATTTTCTTTTCATAGTTTGGAGATTGAAATTGATGCTACGGATGTCATCCACCTACTTGGACTTTACGGTTGTTCACTTTATACTAATTTGATTACTGGTGCAGGTCACTGCTGAAGAAACTGGCCCACCGATCTGGCATAACTTTACGGAAGGAAACAAAGTTGCTCACTTTTTGGCTACTAAAGGATCCAAGCAGGAAAGCAACAGCCCACTATCACTTTGGATATACCCTCCTGCTGCATTTTTGAAGCTTCTCCATGAAGACAAAATCGGCTCAACTAGTTCTATGCTCGTGTCTACAAATGTTCTTAATAGTTTGGTTGAAGTTGGAAATCCTTTTGCTAATTGTAGTCCTAATATCAACAACCCTATGACTGTAACTGCCCGTGATACCAATGGGACCTCAGCTTTACCTAATCGTACTATCTAATGAATGAAATTTTTGTATTTCTACCCACAAAAAATGGGAGTCAAAGAAATCTCTTTACCACAACGCGTTATTCTAAATATCCCTCCAATActcttttaagaaaaatgaattgCATCCTTTTGTTACTTAGCTaattcaattttttaattatataagtaaaaatatttaaaaattaattttcacaTTTACACCGAAAAGATATATCGACTTTTGCGTTCTAGAAATTGTCATTTTCCTTAAGTCGGAACTGTACTATTTACTTTCAATGTTGTCTCTTATGCCGTGATATTTCTTGAAGAAAAACTATAGAATAAATGTTCAACGTAATAAGTAGGAACCTTTTTTTGACAAATTGAAAAAATCATTGGAGATGGCAAAACGAATATTACATTACTCATAGGGTTTGAACCACCAACCTCAATTGTGGAAGGATACGTCTCATTACTCGTGAGTTTGATTTTTTTCATGAGCCAAGCACAtcaaaggtttttttttttttttttaatggtgAAACTCGACTCCAAAATCTCCTCTTGGTCGGATACCACATTGATCTCTGCGATCACTTGAtctaaaaatataatcttttatGTGAGACTATCACGCTTCAATATTGACAAGTCCAAGATAATCTTACACACAcacaaaaagagagagagagagagaaaagaagaaagaattccAATGCAAAGGATGTTGCGGAGTTTACATTATGTCTTCTAGTGGTTGCTATCATATGTGGCAAGTCTATCAGCAACTTTATTTAAAGAACCAAATTACAATTTCTGCTATAAAGATAATTATGCCGCCACTTCTAACAACTAGCATTCATCAGACAACTTTTAAATGTTAAGCATACACAGTGTGAAGCCTATTCAAGAGGTGTCGGTAAATACTTGCCTTCATCTACGTTTACACCAAATCAAACAATTTAACTGCCGTAGTTATAAATTGAAGAGATACACGTCTTGCATTCATTGTTTTATATAAACACAAAGTGCATGTAAGTTTTTACCATTATTTGTCCTCCTACTAGAGATAATTGATATACTATATTGCGTAGACTGTTCATAATATGCATGTCATTATTATGTCCCAAGAAATGAAGAATAGATAATGAAATTGTAGTTACACAGAAAAGCATCATCTGCTATTCTGACTAATTTGGTTAGTCCACTACCAGATGTAGTTAGCAAGAAAATGATGAAGATGGGAAtaattttcttgtttcttttctttctggTTCTCCATCAGTTTTCTGGGAAAGCAATGAATCAGTTAAAAATCATCAAAACATGGCTCAATATCTAAAAGAACATTACTTCAAATTGGTTTCTACCCCTTAAAGTTCTAAAAACCTTCAACGTTGGTCAGGGAGGAGTAAAGAGAAAAACTAGTCCTCGTCGTTGTTAATTGTGCTTACCATACCACCCTCATGCCACTTCAGAAATCCTTCCTCAAGGGCCTCTCTCATCCATTGGTGCCGGCAACATTCAACTGCCTCAGGAATTGTCAGCCAACTTCTTTTCCGGCGGTTCTGTTCTGGCCAACAGTCAAGCTCTTCCTTCACAAACAAAGCAAACATGGCAGCTCTACACAAACCTTCTGGACTGTACTCGTCTTGAAGTGTTTTGCTTTTAAAGAGGTAGTATCCCAAAAAATGCTGAAAAAGAAGAGGTATAAATCCCACAGATTCATGGAAAACAAAATACAAGGGAATCACGTAACGTCTACATACGCTCCAACCTACAAGTTTATTTATATAAGTTacttatttaaaaacaaaaagttTACTGAAGACAGTCTAAACTGCGACAAGCACATTTCGTTAGTAAGTCACTATGATAAATTTAAGATTACTGTGATCAGTTAATGAACTTTAGCTTCGACTctttaaaataatccaaaacaaGTTCACCCTTCGTTGAATGTTATTACTGCATCACATTGATACCCCTCTTGTagttctattatttttattacaGATGACAGTAACTTTCTTTGGAAGAGAGAAATATATTGAAGTTTTATCACATCATCATGCTCAAAAGGAGTGCGACAGAAAGTATCATATTGTAAGAAATTCACTCCATTAACAATAAAATAACATTCTGAGCAGAGAGAACTAAAGATGATTAAGCAACAAAAAGACACGACCACATGCAAAGCTCAAAGGCAGTGGAAATGTCGCTTTTGCCAATGTGGTCTATTTTAACATGCAAATACATCTGGGAAAAACCCACTAAAGCGTGATGAACCTCCATGTGGCAGGAATAACTTATTTGTGTATCCAAATGCTACAGAATAAATGAAGATAGGATACAACAATCTCACCACTAAATCCCCACGAACTCCAGCCTCCTCTATGGCTTCACGAACAGCTGCCTCTTTAACTGTTTCATCATTTTCCCACCCTCCCTATATATACAAAGACAGAGATGTCAATTAACAGCACTCATAGGCATCTTGTCAGCTCTAAGGCAAATTAAAACATGAACATAAAGAACTTATTCCCCAACATGGCGGTGCTGCTAACCACAAAAAAAACAGAGGccagaacaaaagaaaaagaacaattaAAGAATAGAACAAGAAGTCTATCAAGTCAAGTGTAAATGTGTAATggccggaaaagaaaaaaaggagaaccAACTGTAAATGCCAATTCACTGGTTCAAGTATGCGCACACGCTTGTATACCTTTGATTGAATAACCTGCTAGTAGTGCTACCAGGTTCAATGCAGCAACATCTAACTAGCATAAGTAGTCATGAAGAGAATGAAGCATGTAAACATCGCAATGCAGCAACATCTAGCTAGCATAAGTAGTCATCAAGAGAATGGAGCATGTTAAATATGGTTGCTGTATTTTAACAAGAACATTAAACAGTGAAACTTGTCAATCGTCAATGTAAAACTTGGCAAACTTGAACGTGTATTTGGTATGACGGAAATGTTTTCTTGGAATATAAATggttttcttgtttattttctagtATTTGGTTAGTTAGCAAAAGTATTTTATtggaaaatatttaatttaggcaaaCACTATGGGAAACGAAATGGGTGAGGCCGGGGAGGAGCAGGGCGGTGGGGGTCCGGGATCGAGGTTGGGGGCCGAGGTGGATTTGGAGGGGGGGGGGAGTGTAGGGGTAGGGAATGTTGAAAgagtgttttggaaaatattttccctcctCTTGATTGGGAAGTCATTTTTCTTCAAccggaggaaaatgagttcacagggaaaatattttccaaaatatttaagccaaccaaacataggaaaattggaaaacattttctaGAACATGTTTTCCTTCATGCCAAACACACCCGATATCTTTTTAGTTGTTAAACTTGGTAAGGTTCAGTTTCGCAGTGGAGGAAGAAAGTTAGCAAATCTCTTAATTATGAGGTAGAAATACAAAGTGCTAAAAAAGACCTTACTATCAGATCCATCAGAAGATAAAGTCACATAAGGTAACTTAATGCTAGCCCAAGAAAACACTTTAATCATAAGAACTAACATAGCATATTGCTTGAAATCCAATAGAACAATTCTCACCTTCGGAAACAGAAGACCGGGCCCACTTGTTGAGTTTATCATCAGTACTTCAACTATCTTTTTGGATGCGTCACCACCATTTTGTTCCATATCCCTGAACTTAAACGGAATACACCTGCGGCAACTTGGTAAGAATTCAGAATAGACAGGTTTCGAGAAAATATTATTCTgacttcaaatgcaaacccaggaAGTTAAAAAGAGATGTTGTTCCCTGTTTTCAAATCCTTTAAGAAGCAGAAAAAATGACAGACAAAAGATATCAAACGACATACCAACTACCAGGAGACTGAAACCCATTTAAAGATGCTGCGTGAAAAAGAGACCCCAAAAACAAAAGCCAGAAAATGTACCAACTGAACTTGTCGTGAAAAGGGAAACCACAACAAGAACTCAAATGACAACTTCAAGAGACATGCTTGGTATTTAATTTGAAGAGctaaaatttcagatttgagctTACTGCAATTTTTAGGAGCTAAAAGATTAAGAAACTTTTGCTCCATAAAATCAATACACTTCTATTCTAAGAGGATATTTTAACGAGAATCACATTCTATACTTTCTAGCCACGGAAGGATTTCTCTTGTGTTCCTGAACTTCTCTACCTTATGCTGTTGCTTCTCTATATCCTTTCTAAGAACACATCAAGTATTCAATTGCATAACATACCCTTAGAAGAGTCCGAACAGCAAAATACTCGAAAACCAACTATCCTTAACAATATAGAACATGGAAGACCCCGTTACTGCAAATGCTCGGTGCTTTTCCTTCTCACACTTTTGAGCTGAGAATAATCTCATCGCATGACTGTCTCAGTGGAGCCATGTTACCACTTACCAGTTTGATTGCGATAGGGTCAGTTGGATTCTTTGATCACTGCTGTCAAATAACTCTGCACTCGTGATGATGAAGATAACGAGAGATTCACTACATGCTTTTTGTGCTTTATTTATGTTATATGTCATGGCTTCTGAGTTATGACTCCATTGTCAAGGAGATGTTAAGCAGAATAAGAACCAAAACTAGATTTAGAGCAAGTGTAATGAGAAGGAAAAGGATAGCTTCCTTCTGATTGGATCAGCAAAAGAACTTAATATAAGAAGAAACAGCGGGAAACAAAAATTATTTCACCCCTATAAGTCTATAACCCCAATTCTGATTTATCTTAAGCTTATCCAATCACAGGTCGCCTCcaaaagaaattataaataatGTTGAATTGGAAAACCAAAAACATAAAATTAACTCAGACCAGATAGGGCCACCCAATTCCTACATTCCAGATTTACAAGATTCATTGTTCTTCTTTTACCGCCTCaaattttacttctttttttaatAAGCACTTAAAGAGAACAATGGCAGCCTATTCCAACATGTCTTAACAGTTCTTGAATGCTGCTCTTTAGAAAAGacttcaaattctttttttttttcaatgacGGCAGTATACGGGCCCGTACACTAccgtacaacaacaataacaacaacaacaaacctagtatAATACCACAAGTGGGGTCAGGGGAGGGTAGACCTTCATTTTTTCTCGCGCCAAGATCGTGCAGAGGGTCTAGTGGAAACAACCTGGGTCtagtggaaacaacctctctacattcactgtaggggtaaggtctgcgtactatCACCCTCCCCAGACACCACTAGTGCGACAATTTGCGGCATGACTATTCAACCGGGTATCTGCTACCTCCACGAGCACACGTATCGGGTCTTGGGCAAAGTCACCTAGTATTTTCTTTTTGCCCTGCTAGATTcgaacctgagacctcatggttctccaTCAACTTCATTGACCACAAACTTTTTGAAGATACTAACTTTATTAGTCTACAGAAAGCTAAAAGATTTACTTTTTCTTCAAATCGAATTGCACAAACCCAATACCTCAAGCAAATTtcacaaaagaaaaactaagataaagaactacaaatGCCCCGCTAGATTCGAACCAAAAATATCCACATTCAATAAAAAGATTTACCAAAACTAAGAAGAACCAAATGAGCAAAAACTAAAATAAATCCAAACAAAATAGAgaataattaaataaagaaaaggaaaaagaaagatacCCAGCAATGAGTCGATAACCTTCTTCATATCGCTGTTGATGCCGACCCGTTCGAGCTACCAATTCAGACATTTATATTCAAATATCtattaatatatacaaaaaatttgCTAAAGCTGGTAAATCCAATAATAGATAAAGCCCTTAACCATATTTATCCTTTCTGCATTATAAAAATTCAACCTTTTTTCTCTTCATAAACAGCAAAAAAGGTTGTTCCCATTTTCTTGGTTTTGTCAAAAAAAATTGAGAAACAATAGTGAAAAGAGGAAGTAAAAGGGAAAAGGGTGTTAAAAGCAGCGCATGAATCGGAGCAACATGGGGTCTGACGTGGTCAGTCagtcaattttttaaattttaatttattattattactgtattcattttttttttttttgtttcagttCGCTTATGAACTTTTTGTGGATACTTGAAAAAGATTATCCTtgtaaaaaaacaagaaaaaaagaaaaagaaaaagaaaaagaatatcttAAGGAAAAATCTCAAATAAGTCCTACTTACCGATTATAGCCATTAATAATAAACTTACCAAAATTAGCCAAACacatacaaaaattaaaaatttaaataaataaagatttTTTCTGTCCAAGAGAtctccttttatatttttaagcgtgatcagCAATATTAGATACAAGATGAAAGAGAATTTTATGGATAAGGTAGCAAACAAGATGAttatatagagagagagacacacaaaaaaaaattatgttgttaaatatatgtaaattataaataacaatttataagcGGTTGGCCATTTTGGCCACTGATAcggaccaaaattggtcggtaacttcataataattttaaaaaattattttttttttatgaaaaaaaaattgacccTAGGCgggaaaaaagaaattaaaattttcaactgATTTCAGTCGGTATACTTGACATTTTTTTAATTAAACTTTTTTTGGTAAATAATATGCAAGTCTGACTAGATTTTGGTCAAAGATTGACCATTTTCCGGGCTGACATTGATCGAAATTTTTTTTATGTGTCAAACATAGCAGTATTTCTTTATTGTGGGACCATTTTTTTCAACTGATGGTGGTCGGTATCTTTGTGTAAAAAattttatttggcttttgtgatcAATTTACATATTTTCCCATCGATATCGGTCGGTTTTCTCTTCCGACCGATTTCGATCAATATAATGTGGACGGTTTTTGGCATTTTTCTAGTAGTGGGTGTTGTTCCAATCAATTGGAAACATCAAGAGTagttcaaatcttaaatttgaagtgatttggagtacatttgagttaaattttagaagaggctcaaggaagaagacgaagtt is a genomic window containing:
- the LOC107787613 gene encoding nudix hydrolase 16, mitochondrial-like isoform X2; this translates as MSELVARTGRHQQRYEEGYRLIAGCIPFKFRDMEQNGGDASKKIVEVLMINSTSGPGLLFPKGGWENDETVKEAAVREAIEEAGVRGDLVHFLGYYLFKSKTLQDEYSPEGLCRAAMFALFVKEELDCWPEQNRRKRSWLTIPEAVECCRHQWMREALEEGFLKWHEGGMVSTINNDED
- the LOC107787613 gene encoding nudix hydrolase 16, mitochondrial-like isoform X1; protein product: MSELVARTGRHQQRYEEGYRLIAGCRRCIPFKFRDMEQNGGDASKKIVEVLMINSTSGPGLLFPKGGWENDETVKEAAVREAIEEAGVRGDLVHFLGYYLFKSKTLQDEYSPEGLCRAAMFALFVKEELDCWPEQNRRKRSWLTIPEAVECCRHQWMREALEEGFLKWHEGGMVSTINNDED